A genomic stretch from Algoriphagus halophilus includes:
- a CDS encoding DUF6807 domain-containing protein: protein MQLKKSIQFAGLVSGFLILNACNSGNSQNQETTNEMEKSSNTVQLVQDEAAQKVDVLVDGALFTSFIYPDTLDKPVLFPINTSKGTTITRGWPLAPRPGERFDHPHHIGLWFNYGDVNGLDFWNNSYAIPEEKKSDYGHITLEKINSISSSGNTGKLEVIQEWKNEAGLTLLEEKTTFIFEATDDTRTIERIATLTAINGPVSFTDNKEGMIAIRVARQLEHPSTKPELFTDASGKITDVPTMNNEGITGMYTSSNGKKGDDVWGTRGDWVELAGSIEGEPISVILYDHPENVGYPTYWHARGYGLFAANPLGQKAMSEGKEELNYQLKDGESMTFKFKVDVVSGKSIEEGQIVEYFNSWKTN, encoded by the coding sequence ATGCAATTAAAAAAGTCAATTCAATTCGCAGGACTGGTATCTGGTTTTTTGATACTGAATGCCTGCAACTCTGGAAATTCCCAAAATCAAGAAACAACCAATGAAATGGAAAAGTCATCCAATACAGTCCAATTGGTTCAAGATGAAGCTGCCCAAAAAGTAGATGTATTGGTAGATGGAGCACTTTTTACTTCATTTATTTACCCAGATACCTTGGACAAACCTGTATTGTTTCCTATCAATACATCGAAAGGAACTACCATTACCCGCGGATGGCCATTAGCCCCAAGACCAGGAGAGCGGTTTGATCATCCTCATCATATAGGCTTATGGTTTAATTATGGAGATGTAAATGGTCTGGATTTTTGGAATAATTCTTATGCGATTCCAGAAGAAAAGAAATCTGATTATGGGCACATCACATTGGAAAAAATAAATTCCATTTCTTCCTCAGGAAATACTGGGAAATTGGAAGTGATTCAAGAATGGAAAAATGAAGCTGGACTAACCTTATTAGAAGAAAAAACTACTTTTATTTTTGAGGCTACGGATGATACCAGAACGATTGAGCGAATTGCTACGTTGACTGCGATAAATGGACCTGTTTCATTTACCGATAATAAAGAAGGAATGATTGCAATTAGAGTTGCTAGGCAATTAGAACATCCTTCCACAAAACCTGAACTTTTCACCGATGCATCTGGAAAAATTACGGATGTACCAACGATGAATAATGAAGGAATTACAGGAATGTATACCAGTAGCAATGGAAAAAAAGGAGATGATGTGTGGGGGACAAGAGGAGATTGGGTAGAGTTGGCAGGATCAATAGAGGGGGAGCCTATATCGGTAATTTTATATGACCATCCAGAGAATGTAGGATACCCAACCTATTGGCATGCCAGAGGCTATGGTCTATTTGCAGCAAACCCTCTTGGCCAAAAAGCGATGAGTGAGGGAAAAGAGGAATTAAATTATCAATTAAAAGATGGAGAATCGATGACCTTTAAATTTAAAGTGGATGTAGTTTCGGGAAAGAGTATAGAAGAAGGTCAAATTGTTGAATATTTTAACAGTTGGAAGACAAATTAA
- a CDS encoding transglutaminase family protein, which produces MKYQVIHITDYIYEFPATLCHNLMFQIPQDLEFQKVNKYVCEISPKPSSEVERVDFFGNKYLYFSVERSHKKLTVTSQSLLELSTPSWIYVDPKSTKPWEEVVEWLHTTEASNDIRQYYLESNHVEFIEGIKEYALKSFTPKRPIMEAMLDLNTRIFKDFAFTPGFTDISTPLQKVFDHKKGVCQDFAHFSLACLRSLGLSARYVSGYIETLPPPGKPKLIGSDASHAWIAIYIPEHGWVEFDATNNLLVNDKHIRVAVGRDFADVTPLKGIVYSGSEQEMKVSVDVTNLEEELLI; this is translated from the coding sequence ATGAAATACCAAGTAATACATATCACGGATTATATCTATGAATTTCCTGCCACCCTTTGCCATAATTTGATGTTTCAAATTCCGCAGGACTTGGAATTTCAAAAGGTAAATAAATATGTCTGTGAAATCAGTCCTAAGCCAAGCTCCGAAGTAGAAAGAGTGGATTTTTTTGGGAATAAATATCTGTATTTCTCCGTGGAGCGATCTCATAAGAAGCTTACCGTTACTTCGCAGAGTTTGCTGGAATTGAGTACACCGAGTTGGATTTATGTGGATCCTAAGTCTACCAAACCTTGGGAAGAGGTGGTGGAATGGTTACATACGACAGAGGCTTCCAATGATATCAGGCAATATTATTTGGAGTCAAACCATGTGGAATTTATAGAAGGTATCAAGGAATATGCATTAAAGTCCTTTACTCCGAAGCGGCCGATCATGGAAGCTATGCTGGATTTAAACACTCGAATTTTCAAGGATTTTGCCTTTACTCCGGGTTTTACGGATATCAGTACACCACTTCAAAAAGTGTTTGATCACAAAAAGGGCGTTTGTCAGGATTTTGCCCATTTTTCCTTGGCCTGTCTGCGATCTCTGGGGCTTTCGGCCAGGTATGTCAGTGGGTACATAGAAACCTTGCCTCCTCCGGGAAAACCCAAGCTGATAGGATCAGATGCATCCCATGCCTGGATCGCGATTTATATACCTGAACATGGATGGGTAGAATTTGATGCAACCAATAATTTGTTGGTCAATGACAAACATATCAGGGTAGCGGTAGGCCGGGATTTTGCAGATGTCACTCCTCTTAAAGGGATCGTCTACAGTGGTAGTGAGCAAGAAATGAAAGTGAGTGTGGATGTAACGAATTTGGAGGAAGAATTATTGATTTAA
- a CDS encoding circularly permuted type 2 ATP-grasp protein codes for MIESYLIEKMFNNAPFLDEMATDQGKIHSHWERIAKYYEQIGSEKMRQFQEEVSRQLRENGVTYNVYGDPDGMNRPWILDPVPMVFNSEEWEGIEKGLVQRTQLLNLILSDLYGEQQLIKEGLIPFELIYNHRGFLRQAHDIKLEGEQQLIQYSSDLARGPNGMMWVLHDRTDAPSGAGYTFENRAAMTRVFPELIRENHVRKITSYYQTFKNTLGHLTNNKENPRVVLLSPGPTNETFFEHAYISSFMGFTLAFGEDLTVSGGYVWLKTIKGLEKVDVIIRRVDDVFCDPLEYKNDSHLGVVGLMEAVRQKKVLVINPLGCRVMENPGLMAFLPKISKHLLGQDLVLPSVATWWCGQPKEKKFVFDHIETLVIRNIYRGTNHKSIFGGDLSKEQIQRLKKQIEKNPYMYVGQEMVDFSTSPSWINNKLEARNAVFRSYVIADSENNNYKVMPGGLSRSSPEKGAFLVSNQTGGISKDTWVLGKSKEPISVVSKTIKVQPLVRNVLPSRTGERLFWLGRYLERSSYAVRLMRMTLLSYNEADEDIHIHETPVLSTLLRTLTILTGTSPGFMEKATLMNPEEELLDLVHKIDKPGSLAYSIQSFLTNAYAVRDRLSLDTWRILDSISEELNKMRQSNTSLMQAYHSLDNMVVKLMAFYGLNIDNMTREPTWHLLNIGRFIESAANNCTILRGMLCQSFDTESNKELMEDTLRCNESLVTYRYRYRSNLEMHGVLSLLILHEDNPRSLIYQLLEIDQHLKSLPNQDDHEMFGVDRKKLLEAITKIRLCDIDLISTPNPETGSFENLTTLLDQVVELLHDTSDRIYEKYFSHTGSGYSMIQTSVIPEI; via the coding sequence ATGATTGAGTCATATCTTATTGAAAAGATGTTCAATAATGCGCCGTTTCTGGATGAAATGGCCACCGACCAAGGTAAAATACATTCCCACTGGGAGCGGATAGCCAAATATTACGAACAAATTGGCTCGGAGAAAATGCGGCAATTTCAAGAGGAAGTTAGCCGGCAGCTTCGGGAAAATGGGGTAACCTATAATGTGTATGGGGATCCGGATGGGATGAACCGTCCTTGGATTTTAGATCCTGTTCCCATGGTTTTTAATTCCGAAGAATGGGAAGGGATAGAAAAAGGATTGGTTCAAAGGACTCAGTTATTAAATCTGATTCTCAGTGATTTATATGGTGAACAACAACTGATTAAAGAAGGCCTTATCCCTTTTGAATTGATCTATAACCACCGGGGATTTTTAAGGCAAGCACATGATATCAAATTAGAAGGTGAACAACAACTGATTCAATATTCTTCGGATTTGGCTCGTGGCCCCAATGGCATGATGTGGGTACTTCATGACCGTACAGATGCTCCTTCAGGTGCTGGATATACATTTGAGAACAGGGCCGCAATGACAAGGGTATTTCCTGAATTGATCCGTGAAAACCATGTTCGTAAAATCACCTCTTATTATCAAACATTCAAGAATACCTTAGGACACCTTACCAACAATAAGGAAAACCCAAGAGTGGTGTTGCTTTCTCCTGGTCCTACCAATGAAACCTTTTTTGAGCATGCCTATATTTCCTCATTTATGGGATTTACCTTGGCATTTGGAGAGGATTTAACGGTCAGTGGTGGGTATGTCTGGCTTAAAACCATCAAGGGGCTCGAGAAAGTGGATGTGATTATCCGTAGGGTAGATGATGTTTTTTGTGATCCATTGGAATATAAAAACGATTCGCATTTAGGGGTAGTTGGGTTGATGGAGGCCGTACGCCAGAAAAAAGTATTAGTCATTAATCCTTTGGGTTGTCGTGTGATGGAGAATCCAGGTCTAATGGCTTTTCTTCCAAAAATATCCAAACATTTATTGGGTCAGGACTTAGTATTGCCATCAGTAGCCACCTGGTGGTGTGGTCAGCCTAAAGAGAAAAAATTTGTATTTGATCATATTGAAACGCTGGTAATCAGAAATATTTATAGAGGAACGAACCATAAATCAATTTTTGGAGGTGATCTCAGCAAAGAACAAATACAACGTTTAAAGAAACAGATTGAAAAAAATCCCTACATGTATGTAGGGCAGGAAATGGTGGACTTCTCCACATCTCCTTCCTGGATCAATAACAAGCTGGAAGCGAGGAATGCGGTATTTCGTAGTTATGTGATTGCCGATTCGGAAAACAATAATTACAAGGTAATGCCTGGAGGGCTTTCGCGAAGTTCTCCGGAAAAAGGTGCTTTTTTGGTTTCCAATCAAACAGGTGGAATCAGTAAGGATACCTGGGTGTTAGGTAAATCAAAAGAGCCCATATCCGTTGTTTCTAAAACGATCAAAGTTCAACCTTTGGTAAGAAATGTCCTGCCAAGTCGTACAGGAGAAAGGTTATTTTGGCTAGGTCGTTATTTAGAAAGATCTTCTTATGCGGTTCGATTAATGCGAATGACTTTGTTGTCCTATAATGAGGCAGACGAAGATATCCATATTCACGAAACTCCCGTTTTGAGTACTTTGTTAAGAACCTTAACCATTTTAACAGGAACTAGTCCCGGATTTATGGAGAAGGCTACCTTAATGAATCCTGAGGAAGAGTTATTGGATTTGGTCCATAAAATTGATAAGCCCGGAAGTTTAGCGTATTCAATTCAATCTTTCCTAACCAATGCCTATGCGGTTCGGGATAGACTAAGTTTGGACACCTGGAGAATTCTGGATAGTATCTCAGAAGAGTTGAATAAAATGCGGCAAAGCAATACTTCCTTGATGCAAGCCTACCATAGTTTGGATAATATGGTAGTCAAATTGATGGCTTTCTATGGGTTGAATATTGACAACATGACCCGGGAACCAACTTGGCACTTGTTGAACATTGGCCGTTTTATTGAGTCTGCTGCTAACAACTGCACCATCCTAAGAGGGATGTTGTGTCAGTCTTTTGACACAGAGTCCAACAAGGAACTGATGGAAGATACCCTTCGCTGTAATGAGAGCTTGGTGACTTACCGGTATCGCTATAGATCCAACCTGGAAATGCATGGGGTATTGAGTCTTTTAATCTTACATGAGGATAACCCAAGATCCTTGATCTATCAATTGTTGGAAATTGACCAGCATTTAAAATCATTGCCGAATCAGGATGATCATGAAATGTTTGGGGTGGATCGAAAAAAGTTGTTGGAGGCAATTACCAAAATAAGGTTATGCGATATAGATTTAATTTCAACTCCTAATCCGGAAACAGGAAGCTTTGAAAACCTGACCACCTTATTAGATCAGGTTGTTGAATTACTTCACGACACTTCTGATAGGATTTATGAGAAATATTTCAGCCATACCGGATCTGGATATAGCATGATTCAAACTTCTGTCATTCCTGAGATATGA
- a CDS encoding TIM barrel protein, translating to MFELNSRRSFLKTGIAAGLGLAAGNLPFSLLAENARKGMQFGLVTYQWGRDWDLETLISNCEKTGVLGVELRTQHAHGVETSLSSSQRLEVKKRFEDSPVTCLGYGSNFEYHSPDPMVVQDNIEQTKEYIKLCKDIGASGIKVKPNTLPADVPKEKTIAQIADSFNKIGAFAGDYGQMVRVEVHGHLTQELPTMKAIFDQVSDPNVKICWNCNPEDLLSPGLEANFNSVKQWFGDTVHVREFNEGDYPYQELFNLFAKMDYQGWILMEARTEPNDRIAALKEQLNLFNTLKSNALGIV from the coding sequence ATGTTTGAATTAAATTCAAGAAGAAGTTTTTTGAAAACAGGGATTGCAGCTGGGCTAGGCTTGGCTGCAGGAAATTTGCCGTTTTCACTTCTTGCAGAAAATGCAAGAAAAGGAATGCAATTTGGGTTAGTGACCTATCAATGGGGAAGAGATTGGGATCTTGAAACCTTGATTTCTAATTGTGAAAAAACAGGGGTGCTTGGGGTGGAGCTGCGAACCCAACATGCGCATGGAGTGGAAACATCTTTAAGTTCTTCGCAGAGGCTAGAAGTGAAAAAGAGATTTGAAGATAGTCCAGTGACCTGCCTTGGGTATGGAAGTAATTTTGAATATCATAGCCCCGATCCCATGGTAGTTCAAGATAATATCGAACAAACCAAAGAGTACATCAAACTTTGTAAAGATATTGGCGCCAGTGGGATAAAAGTCAAGCCTAATACCCTCCCGGCAGATGTTCCTAAGGAAAAAACCATTGCTCAAATCGCAGATTCATTTAATAAAATCGGTGCTTTTGCAGGTGATTATGGGCAAATGGTACGGGTAGAGGTACATGGGCATTTGACTCAGGAATTACCAACTATGAAGGCAATATTTGATCAGGTAAGTGACCCCAATGTGAAAATTTGCTGGAATTGTAATCCTGAAGATTTATTGAGTCCCGGTCTGGAAGCGAATTTCAATTCTGTTAAACAATGGTTTGGAGACACTGTCCATGTTCGTGAGTTCAATGAAGGAGATTATCCCTACCAAGAACTGTTTAATCTGTTCGCTAAAATGGACTATCAAGGTTGGATTTTGATGGAAGCCAGAACAGAACCGAATGATCGGATAGCTGCCCTCAAGGAACAATTAAACTTATTCAATACATTAAAATCAAATGCTTTAGGAATAGTCTAA
- a CDS encoding transglutaminase family protein: MSIKVAIRHFTRYDYDRHISLGPQVIRLRPAPHSRTFIKGYSLNVKPENHFINWQQDPFGNYLARIVFPEKVKFFEIDVEVIADMVVINPFDFFVEDYAHTFPFTYEEGLSAQLGPYLEKKESGPLLMELVAKAKSLLQKDMITVDYLVAINQLISNELKYNVRMEPGVQTCEESMFIKSGSCRDFAWLMVMVLRHLGLASRFASGYLVQLKSDEKSLDGPSGPEEDFTDLHAWTEVFVPGAGWIGLDSTSGLFAGEGHIPLACTPSPQDAAPISGMAEPAETTFHFENQVTRIEETPRVTKPYSEEVWEKIIQVGDRVDEDLVANDVRLTMGGEPTFVSVDNQDAPEWNTDADGEHKRSLSNILFHKLKVEFGQGALMQYGQGKWYPGEPLPRWKLACFWRKDGYPIWHDDSLMADISKDYKLHSRHAKSFMNHLVKQLHVDKNNISPLYEDPFYFIWQEGRVPVNIDPKKFNLKSSLERQKLAELLNKGLGKPVGFAVPLEWELHEQRWQSCKWRFRRDDLYLVPGNSPAGLRLPLDSIEHTAEKDEPIAPVQDLFAPVKKLPKSSKKSSPKLPPINSKRIFKTTLVVEVREGKLFVFFPPTTHIEHYLDLVSAVERTAKKMKLPVLIEGYDPPSDKRIEKMMITPDPGVIEVNIQPAKSWKEVLHNYRILYEKARESRLISEKFNVDGKHTGTGGGNHITLGGTSPENSPLLRRPDVLRSFITYWQHHPALSYLFSTQFIGPTSQAPRVDEGRDDMLYELELAFQQVPDGKENEIPFWMVDRIFRNLLVDITGNTHRAEFCIDKLYSPDSSSGRLGILEFRGFDMPPHYRMSMVQLLLIRALMSWFWKEPYKHKLVRWGTSLHDKFLLPHYCQKDMLEVVNDLKRAGYDFDISWFDPFFSFRFPFIGELQADEIHIDLKMAIEPWHVLGEEISSSGTARYVDSSLERLQVKITGLTDSRYELLCNGFKIPLKNTGVHGEYVAGIRYRAWQPYSALHPTIGIDTPLVIDLYDTWTKKSVAACQYHVVHPGGRSYDNFPINSNEAEARRISRFFDFGHTITKENPINFTAKDDHNTGRYITKLDGPPVYENTSEIVNPEFPYTMDLRRYKKR, translated from the coding sequence ATGTCCATTAAGGTTGCTATTAGGCATTTTACCAGATACGATTACGATCGTCATATTTCATTGGGCCCCCAGGTCATTCGGTTAAGACCTGCCCCACATTCCCGAACATTTATCAAAGGATATTCTCTAAATGTAAAGCCTGAGAACCATTTTATTAATTGGCAACAGGATCCTTTTGGAAATTACCTGGCAAGAATTGTATTTCCTGAAAAAGTCAAGTTTTTTGAAATAGATGTGGAAGTGATAGCCGATATGGTGGTCATCAACCCTTTTGATTTTTTTGTAGAAGACTATGCTCACACATTTCCATTTACCTACGAAGAAGGGTTAAGTGCCCAACTAGGACCTTATTTAGAGAAAAAGGAATCAGGACCTTTATTGATGGAGCTGGTTGCCAAAGCCAAAAGCTTACTCCAAAAAGATATGATTACAGTGGATTATTTGGTGGCTATCAACCAATTAATCAGTAATGAATTGAAGTACAATGTGAGGATGGAGCCAGGGGTCCAAACTTGTGAAGAATCCATGTTTATAAAATCCGGTTCTTGTCGTGATTTTGCTTGGTTGATGGTGATGGTGCTTAGGCATTTAGGCTTGGCATCAAGATTTGCATCAGGATATTTAGTCCAATTGAAATCTGATGAAAAATCCTTGGATGGACCTTCCGGACCAGAAGAAGATTTTACGGATTTACATGCTTGGACAGAAGTATTTGTGCCGGGTGCAGGATGGATTGGATTGGATTCAACCTCTGGTTTATTTGCCGGTGAAGGGCATATTCCTTTGGCATGTACTCCGAGCCCACAGGATGCAGCACCGATTTCCGGGATGGCTGAACCAGCCGAGACTACTTTCCATTTTGAAAATCAGGTAACCAGAATTGAAGAAACTCCCAGAGTAACGAAGCCTTATTCTGAAGAGGTTTGGGAAAAAATCATTCAGGTGGGTGATCGGGTGGATGAAGATTTAGTTGCGAATGATGTGCGTTTAACCATGGGAGGGGAGCCAACTTTTGTTTCAGTCGATAATCAAGATGCCCCTGAATGGAATACCGATGCCGATGGTGAGCATAAAAGGAGTTTATCCAATATACTTTTCCACAAATTAAAAGTGGAGTTTGGGCAAGGTGCCTTGATGCAGTATGGTCAAGGGAAATGGTATCCTGGAGAACCGCTTCCTAGGTGGAAATTGGCTTGTTTTTGGAGAAAAGATGGTTATCCAATCTGGCATGATGATTCTTTAATGGCAGATATTTCCAAGGATTATAAACTTCATAGCCGTCATGCCAAAAGCTTCATGAATCATTTGGTGAAGCAGCTACATGTGGATAAAAACAACATTTCTCCATTATACGAGGACCCCTTTTATTTTATTTGGCAGGAGGGGAGAGTTCCTGTGAATATTGACCCCAAAAAATTCAACTTAAAGTCATCTCTAGAAAGACAAAAACTTGCTGAGTTATTAAATAAAGGCTTGGGTAAACCAGTTGGTTTTGCTGTTCCATTGGAATGGGAGCTACATGAACAAAGGTGGCAGAGTTGTAAATGGAGATTTAGGAGGGATGATTTGTATTTAGTGCCTGGAAATTCTCCAGCGGGTTTAAGGCTTCCATTGGATTCCATAGAGCATACTGCTGAAAAGGATGAACCCATTGCACCTGTTCAGGACTTGTTTGCCCCGGTAAAAAAGCTCCCCAAGTCTTCCAAGAAATCAAGCCCAAAACTCCCTCCCATTAATTCTAAAAGGATTTTTAAAACCACTTTGGTGGTGGAAGTCAGGGAAGGGAAGCTTTTTGTGTTTTTCCCTCCAACCACCCATATAGAGCATTACTTGGACCTTGTCAGTGCGGTGGAACGGACAGCCAAAAAAATGAAATTGCCTGTGTTGATAGAGGGATATGACCCTCCTTCGGACAAGAGGATAGAAAAAATGATGATCACTCCTGATCCGGGAGTAATTGAAGTAAATATTCAGCCTGCCAAATCCTGGAAAGAGGTGCTGCATAATTACCGGATCCTGTATGAAAAAGCACGGGAGTCGAGGTTGATCAGCGAGAAATTTAATGTGGATGGAAAGCATACTGGGACAGGAGGAGGAAACCATATTACTCTTGGAGGGACTTCCCCGGAAAATAGTCCCCTGCTTAGAAGGCCTGATGTATTGAGAAGTTTTATCACCTATTGGCAACACCATCCTGCATTATCCTATTTGTTTTCTACTCAATTTATTGGTCCGACTAGTCAGGCTCCAAGAGTGGATGAAGGAAGAGATGATATGCTGTATGAGCTGGAGTTGGCATTTCAGCAAGTACCAGACGGTAAAGAAAATGAAATCCCATTCTGGATGGTAGATCGGATTTTCAGAAACTTATTGGTTGATATAACAGGAAATACCCACCGGGCTGAGTTCTGCATTGATAAGCTGTATTCGCCTGATTCGAGTAGCGGTCGATTGGGAATCCTTGAATTTAGAGGCTTTGATATGCCTCCTCATTACAGGATGAGCATGGTTCAATTGTTATTGATCAGAGCCTTGATGAGTTGGTTTTGGAAAGAACCTTACAAGCATAAACTAGTGAGATGGGGGACTTCTCTCCACGATAAATTTTTACTTCCGCATTACTGCCAAAAAGATATGTTGGAAGTAGTGAATGATCTAAAAAGAGCGGGATACGATTTTGATATCTCTTGGTTTGATCCTTTCTTCAGTTTTAGATTTCCGTTTATAGGGGAGCTGCAGGCAGATGAAATCCATATTGATTTGAAAATGGCAATCGAACCTTGGCATGTATTGGGTGAGGAGATTTCAAGTTCTGGTACAGCCAGATATGTGGATTCTTCCTTGGAACGGTTACAGGTGAAAATTACTGGATTGACAGATTCTAGATATGAATTGCTTTGCAATGGGTTTAAGATCCCTTTGAAAAACACTGGAGTACATGGAGAATATGTGGCGGGGATCCGATATCGTGCATGGCAACCTTATTCGGCATTGCATCCTACGATAGGAATTGATACCCCTTTGGTTATTGATCTATATGATACCTGGACCAAAAAATCTGTGGCTGCCTGCCAATACCATGTAGTACATCCGGGTGGTAGAAGCTATGATAACTTCCCGATTAACAGCAACGAAGCAGAGGCTCGAAGAATTTCTAGGTTTTTCGACTTTGGACATACAATTACCAAGGAGAATCCTATTAATTTCACGGCGAAAGACGATCATAACACCGGAAGATACATCACCAAGTTGGATGGACCTCCTGTCTATGAGAATACATCGGAAATCGTAAACCCCGAATTTCCGTATACAATGGACCTTCGTCGCTATAAAAAAAGATGA
- a CDS encoding Gfo/Idh/MocA family protein, whose amino-acid sequence MTQRREFIKKSVLGTAGIAMVGMSMSAKSYASILGANDRINMAVIGIRGQGSNHINQWCALKDNRNVRLKTLCDVDEQYFSEKSKIVIEKTGVTPLTEWDMRAVFDDPEIDGVSFAVPNHWHALGTIWACQAGKHVYVEKPASHNVFEGRKMVEAARKYDRRVQVGFQNRSIANVMEAMEFLHAGGIGEVYMARGLCYKPRNSFGRVADSNPPASLHYDQWLGPAPYQPYNEKKVHYNWHWHWATGNGDTGNQGPHQFDVARWGLNANEHPVSVYSSGDIYGVTKEECSQETPNTQTSIFKYADGKTLEFETRGRYTNGEASLGIKIGNVFYGTDGYLEVNGSSWKAFKQDEKEPFAMSKKSQEAGPSNQVLAAPGGAEHYANFLDAIRSGNNETLHCDIEEGFISSTLPLIANVSYLTGRQLHFDGKTEKFIKDKEADKLLTRDYRKGFVVPNQV is encoded by the coding sequence ATGACCCAGCGAAGAGAGTTTATTAAAAAAAGTGTGTTAGGTACTGCCGGCATTGCCATGGTAGGTATGAGTATGTCTGCAAAATCCTATGCTTCGATCTTAGGAGCCAATGATCGAATCAACATGGCCGTAATTGGTATTAGGGGACAGGGAAGCAACCATATCAATCAATGGTGTGCTTTGAAAGATAATCGAAATGTTCGTCTGAAAACGCTTTGTGATGTGGATGAACAATATTTTTCTGAAAAATCGAAAATAGTAATAGAAAAAACGGGTGTGACACCATTAACCGAATGGGATATGCGTGCTGTTTTTGATGATCCGGAAATTGATGGGGTTTCCTTTGCTGTGCCTAATCACTGGCATGCCTTAGGAACCATATGGGCTTGTCAAGCCGGTAAACATGTGTACGTCGAAAAGCCAGCAAGTCATAATGTCTTTGAAGGAAGAAAAATGGTGGAAGCAGCAAGAAAGTATGATCGAAGGGTCCAAGTTGGTTTTCAAAATCGATCCATTGCCAATGTAATGGAAGCCATGGAGTTTCTGCATGCCGGAGGAATTGGTGAAGTTTACATGGCCAGAGGTCTTTGCTACAAGCCAAGAAATTCATTTGGCAGGGTCGCTGATAGCAACCCGCCAGCATCTTTACATTATGATCAATGGTTAGGTCCTGCACCTTATCAACCCTACAATGAGAAAAAAGTCCACTATAATTGGCATTGGCATTGGGCTACGGGCAACGGAGATACTGGTAATCAAGGTCCCCATCAATTTGATGTGGCACGTTGGGGATTAAATGCAAATGAACATCCCGTATCAGTTTATTCTTCTGGTGATATTTATGGAGTGACGAAAGAGGAATGTTCTCAAGAAACACCGAATACTCAAACTTCTATTTTTAAATATGCCGATGGAAAAACTTTGGAGTTTGAAACAAGAGGAAGGTATACCAATGGGGAAGCCAGTTTAGGCATTAAAATCGGCAACGTATTTTATGGCACGGATGGATACCTAGAAGTAAATGGAAGTTCTTGGAAAGCTTTCAAACAAGACGAGAAAGAACCATTTGCTATGAGTAAGAAGTCCCAAGAAGCTGGTCCAAGTAATCAGGTTTTGGCTGCTCCTGGAGGGGCAGAGCATTATGCTAATTTTTTGGATGCAATTCGATCAGGCAATAATGAAACATTGCATTGCGATATTGAAGAGGGCTTTATTTCCTCTACTTTACCATTGATTGCCAATGTCAGTTATTTAACAGGACGACAATTGCATTTTGATGGAAAAACAGAAAAATTCATCAAAGATAAAGAGGCGGATAAACTCTTGACCAGAGATTATCGAAAAGGCTTTGTGGTCCCTAATCAAGTTTAA